GTCATTCTCCctcgtactttctttttcttaacaCTGTTAGAAGTCGAAGGTCTCTGAGTTCCATCCTCAGATGAAGTACTCaacattcaataatataataatattaataataataataataataaaatttaagtgacaaatttacaacacttatacttctaaactgaatttctcaaactaaaaagatttatacttgtacataaagtttatgcagcaagaacgaattttctcattataacaataatgaaaaacaatggaatattatttttactccaattcccTTCTTCCTGCTATAACATGCATGCCAATCCGTAAGGAAACTAAAAATTGAATCACAGAAATAGAGGACAGAGCACATTATTTCCCTGTAGTGAGAGGACTTAGCACGTTCTTTCCCTGTACGCCAAATCTAAAATCTCTTGTAGCACTTCGACTattcacattatcacattggtcgattaataactttaaactacatggaatcctgcatctcatagcatgcataactcatttttgaaaaaaagtggacaaagcacgtttttttcctgtgctcttcatgTGTGTTCACATACTAAGCATTTGGCACGTTCACCAGCATGAATAAGAAGAAACTGTTCCTCCCGTTATGAATTTTGAGTCACTTTAAAAGTAGTGCCAGTACTTGTTCTGTTTTCTACTGTATCAGTACCGGTACCTATCCAGGCTATTTACAATATTCTATTCTAAATATCGTGGACCTATCCATGTTACAAACCGCCAGCAGTGTTGCTGTTTGTTACTATAGCTTTGAGTGCATAACAGTGTCTGTTTACATTTACAACAGGGTTCTTACGGCCGTCCGTCTGCTGCACTGGGCCCACACTGGATAATATGCCTGCTGTGAGCACATGTGGTCTAAACTGATTGGGGTTTCATAGTAGTATGATCATTCATGAAACACATACGTGacatttatggtaaaactattaGAGCAAAGGAAAAAGTAAATGGTAatgcatttttcttaaacaaatatgaaaataaatgcacATATATCCCTAAAACACTGTAAAATCTTTACATAAAGGACACGGTGCAAGTACTAAAAAATGTGACATTACGTTGATCGCCTtgaaagtattaaattataattaatacaaatgtgTGATATAATTTACTCGTCTTGGAACAGTAGTAAATAGTATACTGAACATTATATTATGGTACTTTATgctgatttttattttaaaaatatgtttacacaTACAAGTGAAGTAACTTCACGTCATAAAAGTTCGACAAAGAACTTTATTACAGGAATAAAGAATGTAAGTGATAATTACTCCACTACAATGGCGTATGCAGgggaggtcattattaaaattgtttgcgATTTATATTATAGGCACttcaaatgtttattattattatttgtatatgttGTAATGGAAAAAATTCATGACTATCcttctaaaatatttgaaacgtaattttttcacagccatccaatttttaacaaattttaacttctgtttaattttgtgcattaaaaaatgcttgtgttatcattcacttacacaataaattatatataaaacagttatttgtatatgataggtaggtctttctataataaagatagcattgttagaattcgaacgtgccgcagcaccaaaCATATTATTTGTATATGGTACGTAGGCGGTGGGTCTCTCTACattaaagatagcattgttataatcgAATAAGTAAGCTCCACTACAATATTATGTTGCGTTGAACATAAACATTTTCGATTTCCGCGCCAGATTGGCGATATTAGCAGACTCAGAGCTGCCAGCATTATAATCAATTATATAGAAACTGATGTTTTCGAGACGTCGGCCAGAAGTACCGATAAATATAGAACTTTGAAATAAGTTAAAATTGGAGTGGTTGTAGGGGCTCCAGTGATTTTTACTGTAATTGTTTAAAAGGAAAATATAGACAACAATTACTTATTCTTCCTGCACAATTGGTGACCATAGTAGTAGTGTTGCCAATATTCCTTCTTCTCGTGCTAAATGCGATTTATTTTCGTCTTAGGTTTTCGgataaaattgaataaatgagtgtcgttaaaatatgtatatagcaGTTTTATTACCCTCAAAGTGGCAAGTAATTTTCTCTCCCTTGATAGTATATCAATTCAGCAAATTCTGCTATTTTTCgtagctttttattttttttcaagaatCAAAGTTGGCCATTCTACCTAGAAGTTTTTGATGGAGTAGTTGCTGTAATTCTGGTATATAATTCATCAAATATAAtgctatatttaaataattaacttTTGTGATTAGTTAATGTGTGAGAAATTAATGTAAGGAATTGTCGTCGGAAGTTTACGTGATATAAAATGTGGAAACATATACTGAGGTCAGCGATTCCGCTGAAATGTACCGAAAATAGTCTTCTAACCTTACCGGCACAAGGTGTTTATCAACAGTACAGAACTACATTCATCTTGAAGCGAAGGTGGCCTCCCGGTTTGTATAAAAAGGGCCAAACGACTAGGAAATTGAAGGCTAGGCATTTTGTTTACGATTTGGTGGAAGATACGAATGTTCGCAAAAAACAAGAATTGGAGGTAATATTAACAGATTATGTAGCCGGCCTTGGCAATAGAGGTGACAGAATAACTGCAAAGCAGAAGTTTGCATATCATGAACTTCTACTTCCTGGACTAGCAGTGTATGCTTCaccagaaaatattgaaaaattttctaaaataaaagaTTCTACCCAAAAAACAAAGTATAGTTCACCTTATGTTCAGAAAACCATGGAATTATTGTCAAATACAAATGTAGTGGTTTTGATGAACAAGGAAACACCATGGACAGTAGAACCGTGGCATGTAAGATGTTCCTTACGGAAAGCAGGAATTCATGTTCCAGAAGATGCCATTTCGTTGCCTGAAGAACCAATAAGCGGTCCTAATGTGGATCTTGAACATAAATActttgaagtgttagtgacaaTAAATAACACTGAAAAAGTGTTCGTGAAATGTGTCATTCGCCACTGGAGTACTTATGTAAGTGAGAAGTCAGATCCCCTGGAGAATATGCATGAGCTATCACTTGAACCATTATTTCCTGAGAAGACTTCAACTAATACAAGTTCTCCAGCTTCCAGTTAAATGTAGCGTCGGAGTAAGGATGAAAGTAGGGCCATAGACTAGTTTAatttgcgtcttaattacaatgAAAATGGAATCTGAAGTGCAATGTGTCTTACAGCTCACTTCCTTTtagcaaacaggaaaattatttTACACTCAATGAAACTATTACTGTAAGTTGAAGAAAGTGTGAATGACGTGTACTATATTAACTTCATTTGAAATGGCATGAAGTTTACTGCTAGTAACCATGCCGTTTCGATGCTGTCAGCTGATATAAACAATTGGTAGTATTTTCCGTGCAGCAGAAATCCAATATAGCGTTTTTTACGAGTAGTTTGGTAAAATAAGAATGTTTCCTTTGGACCAAAAATACGATATCGTTTGTGTGATTCTTCACATCCcgtaaatattttgttcatttttttatattctgctgTTACAATTTCTATCGgttccattttttaaattgtgcCTTATTGTTTAATGCATTATGGTCTTACGtcttgtgttttctttttttggCTGGGCACAGCACGGCATGGTCACTAATACGGGTTtctttattgaggtattcttaaGTTAGtactaggcctatgcatataGCTGTTTGAATAATGTCACGGTACTTCACTGACAGTATGAGATTTAAGAGTACGGTAATTCTCCAGTTTACTACTGCCGCGAGAATTCCAGGAGGAATtgagaaaatttcagtatacggattcctcactgacaataaattatctctctaaatattaaaaagagcagatttgtctgcgtttgtcgaatgcgcatcatcatgcttacgaaaaggcacttttcagtgccaataatttattttgtgtgcacaaggttggaattttgaagtaagagggaaaggaaggaatcctgttctgaaatttatccgaggAATTAATTACTGCGGTAACGGACCATGTACTTAATTGTTAGTATACATATTGCGTTAATATTGAGGACGCAATATTAGAAATTCGTTCTGTACCTTTCGGCTAAGAGTAAgctcaaactaaacaaaaaaagaaaagttatGACTCCTGTGGTATAGTTAATCTGGAGAATTACAGGAATAGAAGAACCTTTAATATTGTTGATTGGTCTGAAATCTTGCTTGTATTATGTGTACCGATATAGTACTTGCAATGCGCAGAATGGGTAATGTAAGATATTCCGCTGAAATTTAAGTCATAATATTTGTGGTCATGTACAACAAGTAAAGAAGGAGGTGAACTTCGATACGTAAGATCGTTAAGCTTTGAAATATCCTCGAACTTAACCTAAGAAAACTACAGTGCGTTTATTTTTCATGCTCGTGTGTGGGACTGAAGTTTGCAGTAAGTAGTTGCTTACACTCTCATTCAAGGATACACATAGTTGCTGTTAAGACAGTTATCTGTTATTGTGTGCAGTGCTGAGTTGAATTGCGGAGCAATGTGGTACATCTGTTACTGTGTACAGTGTTGACTTTCATTTCTCTGTTTGTATCTTTTGCTTGAGTCATTGTCCAGAGGTTTAATAGCTACAGAACAAAGAATTTTCATTtgctgtaattttttaaaaaattgatcACCTGTTCAC
This sequence is a window from Periplaneta americana isolate PAMFEO1 chromosome 2, P.americana_PAMFEO1_priV1, whole genome shotgun sequence. Protein-coding genes within it:
- the mRpL9 gene encoding large ribosomal subunit protein bL9m; the encoded protein is MWKHILRSAIPLKCTENSLLTLPAQGVYQQYRTTFILKRRWPPGLYKKGQTTRKLKARHFVYDLVEDTNVRKKQELEVILTDYVAGLGNRGDRITAKQKFAYHELLLPGLAVYASPENIEKFSKIKDSTQKTKYSSPYVQKTMELLSNTNVVVLMNKETPWTVEPWHVRCSLRKAGIHVPEDAISLPEEPISGPNVDLEHKYFEVLVTINNTEKVFVKCVIRHWSTYVSEKSDPLENMHELSLEPLFPEKTSTNTSSPASS